The sequence TTTGCATCTTACCTGTATCTTGCACAGTATGATTGGAATTTTGTTCGCTAAACATACCGGGTGGCGGATTTGGATCTGTAACTAATGATAATTGATCGAGAAACACAATCATGCGCTCcttgttttttaatataaaagGATTAACCACCTCCATATATTGTTCCTGAAAGGATATAAAGAAAATGAATACATAAATTGTTACTACTGCACTTAATAATGAAGCACACACCTTTCCACCAAATTCAATGAGATTTGCCAGATTTTGTAAGCATTTAGCCACCATAATTAGTGATCGTGTTGCCATTGTTGGTGGTGTTTCACCAACCAAACCAAATTGACGCGGATTCAGTAGAGCCGGACATAGCAACCGCAAGAATATGAATCCCGAAACAACGCGCGTACGTACCAAACGTTCTGTCGGCCACTTTGCCACCACCGCCTTTTGTAAGCAATTGCATATAAAGCGCACGCTACGTGGGCACGCCTCAGGCGAGGTGAATATCGAATGAGTAACCAAATCGAGTATCTGTAGTAGAAATTCAGCATTCGAGCAAGCATCATCGTTCACATCCATCTTGGTGGGATTCAGTTCTGCCGATTGTTTGCTATCAAGTATGCGTTGTATTGTTTCCGAAACGGCAGCATTCAAAAAGCCAGTACATTCAGTGCGCATATGCAAATCCATTAGTGTAGTAGCCAATGATGCGCCGCGAAAGAGCGTAGTCGTTTCGTTTTCACGTGCAATTTCTGCCTGACAAAGGATACGTATCAATTCGGTTTCACGTTTCTCATGGCGAAATACGCGTAGCAGTGCAGTAGCAAGTGGTACTCGGTCGTTATGACAGAGTTCAGCCAAAGCTTTTACCACACACAATTCTGGTTCGAGCAGCAGCTCCTGTAGCGGGCTGTATTCCTCACATGGCATAATCAAGTCGTCTAGATAACGCATACGTAAACGTAACGAACCCCATTCGCCCATTGGTGTCATGCCGGTGAGTTGATGCCAACCCTCGGTTTCTTGGCCGTTTTTGAGACTTGCCAAGTCAATGGTTAGCTCAGCTACTTCGGAGTCCTTGCCACGCTTGCCACGTGAAATAAGGGTTATTGTAAGAGAAACCACGTCAGGCGGCACGTCACTGTTGGCAAAACCAAGATaattttaagtttattaaaaaaaaattatttattgtgTGAAATTTATACATACTCCAAAACGAATTCCTCCTCCCACACTGGATCTGGTGCGATCTTCACACGTGTTTTACCCACTTTTACTTGATTTAACGATATGCTGCAGTATGGATGTGGCACCAATTTGAATGGCAGCTTATGCGCTTCTAATACGTgcaaatttaaacaacgtaactCACGCAAACATGGCACCTTTATTTGTGCGCGACTGAACTGGGAGCTACATTGTGCTTTTAGAGCATTTATCCATTCTACGTAGGTCTCCTGAGTCGCGCACAAATAGGTGTTGTTGGCCAAACATGGCAATGCAcgttcgactatttgaaaacaatatgGCCGCTCCCATAGCGATTCATGGCACTGATATAAATAAGCGCACGATAGATCAATTAGACCTTTCGGTTTAGTCTTTTTTGGGTTATCGTAGAAACAAAGATGTGTTTCGCTGCCCTCACTGATAAGCGCAAAATAAAGTTGCTTCcattttgctgtcttatcagacTTCTTAAACAAATGGCCATGGTGTTTGATGCCTTTAATTTTCTTCAAACCTATTTGGTCACGACATTCGCGCAATGTTGCATATATTTTCTCTGCAgctttttcaacaacaaattgcTGATTAAATTCCGGCTGCGAACCATTCACCACCTTTAAACCGAGATGTAAAGTAATTATATAGGTACTTAAGAtcataattttataaataagagtAATGTGAATGCACTTACTGGATGGCTTAACGAGTGGCCTTCGACAATTTGCTCTTTTCGATAACGATTGATTACAGCATCCAAACATTCAAATGTACGCCCACCCATCAGATAACGTACGCCTTTCTTCTCAATACGAAAACGTTGAATTTGATTGTTGATGTGAAAAAAGAGGGAATAATCTCCCGGTGAATTATCACTGGGACGCACCAGAAAGCTGCCTGGACCGGCTGCAGGGGGAAAAGTATAGGAAAATTCAATTAATTATCTGCTAACcaaaacatacaaacaaatattacTCACCCTTAACTAACATATCCACAGCTTCGTTCTTCGTACAATTTGGATGAAACCATGGAAATACCGTATTCGGATCAATTACCGGGTCCAAATCCTCGACTAGTTCACGAAAAATCATACCCTGCTCACCAGTACGATGTGCAGTTACCCACAACCAACCGTCCCCCATGTCATTATGCACAAAAAATATATCACCTTTTTGAAAGCTCAATTCATCGGTGTCGGCCATTTTGGTATAGGGTAAATGCGCAACAACACGTTTCTTATCATTCACCGGTTCTGGTGGTGGCACTGGTATGACCAAACGCTCACGTTTCAGCAAATCACTACATGATGTGTAATAGCCGACGAGATCGCTTAGTGAAAAAAACTGCCGACCACCAATATAAAAATCTCCACAAACAGCAGTAATGCTAATATGGTAAAATATGAAATTAGAAATAGAAAAATTACAGGATCTTCTTAAACGAATTAAATATATGCTGCTCTCACCGAAAATGATTAATGCCAGTGCGTCCAAAATAGCTTAAAACGTATGAGCCAGGCTTCCGATCACTCTCACGGACTGTAAAATTATACGATAATTAAGTAAATGTTTATATTATTGGAACAACAGTTGGCTTAGATAAAAGACAACAGCACAAAGCAATTATGCTCCCATATCTAAACAACGCCTCTGCAGACGCTTCTGTATTGACACAAAAGTGGCTCATCCTGATAAACATGAAAGCTGGTTTGTGCATATTCGCATTGAGCCTGCACGGATGATGTTCGTGAACATCAGTTAAAATAACATTTGAATACAAATTATAAATCTAGTCTTAAGATCTCAGCCCAACTAATACAGAGCACTCACTAGCAGGATTAAATATGGTGCGCAAAACCTAGAAAGACGATTCGAACATGTATAGTAATGGGAAAACCTCGCTACCAGCCACTTGAAAATAGTTTTTAGAGACGGCGCAATCATTACACATGCAGTTGGAATATTTTTACTGGATTATCTCCAACTTAACCAAATCTCCTTAGGATGAGGGCATACCACTTCTTATAAGCTTGGGGTGAAGCGTGAAgcgatatttttataattttgtttttttttcataaatttactAGTGTCCGCAAATCTTGACACCCTGATTACTTTTGCAAATTCCCAAAAGTGCCGCAAAGGGCAGCGATGTGCATCTCgaaaaaatgcaacaacaacatgtgcaactcgattaattaattaaagcctttttcttcttcttatagCAATGGGTGATGTCATTCCCTTTCGTGTGAGGAGGCATCGCGATTCAAATGAAATAATTTCCGAAGGTTTGGGAAGAGTAATCAGCGTTAATAGTCATTTGCCGAATATATATTTGGTGACGTCGAACCTTTAGGTCATGCCACGCCCAACCCGTAGTTctgtgaggaacttggggtcagcATTGCCCCACATGTTGAATATgtttgatacattcatatttgtataaGGGTTCGCCTAGTGTAGGTGAGGTTTACAGTTGAGTTGGAGAAGCTGTTAGGCTATAAAAGCTTGGTTTGCGCTTAGCAACACCTTGAAAAGATGTCTCTTACTTCTCATTACCACTGACACTGAAACTGTAACGTGTTTTGGACAGCAGAAAAGCTAGGTGGGCTGGCCTGAAGGTTTGTGAATGCAAACAATTCGATCATGCTGATGTCGAGCTTGTATCAGAAGGTGTTAGTACAGGAGCGTACCCTATCTTTCAGCAATGCTCATAAATtcctatatttatattaaaacatCACTTCTACCAGCCAATCTACTGCTTCATATTTGTTCTTACCCAAATAGCTACCCAACTTGCTGCTTCCACGTAAACGTGATTCGGCTGAGTAACGATCCAAACGTCCATGATACCATTCACTCTCCGGTGGAGCGATTATAGCGGGACGTTCgcctaaagaaaaataaatatggtTTGCTTGGAATTAGTATGATTTCTCATAGATCAATATTAAATGAAAAACTCACCATTCAATATATTTGGTCCATCAAATTCATCCTGATCTAACTCCTGAGCCAAATCGCCCAAATCAATACCTCCGGTAGCCATTAGCGCGCCTAAACCGAATGCAGCTAAATTACCATCATCCGAACCGCCAGTTGGAGAACCAAGTTTATCTTTCTGTATGACGATATCCACATTCCCCAAACGTATTAAATCTGCCATAGTTTGCAAGCCAAAGCAGATTAAATAAATTTATGTAGCTTTGTATGTATGAGTTTTTGTTTACAATAATAATTTAAGCAATTAATTATAAAAATGCCAGCAAATTAAGCACACAATAATTACGAATATAGCAGTTTATGTGGGCATTTAAAGCCTTCTCCTATCTTGGGTTTTTTGGCACGTGCTGCTTCTTGCTGATCACTAGTAGGTATTTAAAGATTAATACGAATTGTGATTGGATGACGTATGCAAAGTGCTAATGGTCGTGTTGAAAGGCTTAGAAGATGGACGCATTTACACTTAGCTTTGCAAATAATGACGTTCAGCGTTGTCGAAAGCACATCGTTCATTTGTATGGAGATAGTTAAGCATGACTATACCACAAATGAAAACACGACTTTATGCAACGTTTTAATATGGTTAATAATATCTTGTGAACAAATGTGAATTAAAGATGACTACTATTAGTTCAATGAAATTAAATACATTTCTATTTCATGaacatatgtatgtgcgtatgtatgtatctaaATGTATGCTATGACCTGCCTTT is a genomic window of Eurosta solidaginis isolate ZX-2024a chromosome 4, ASM4086904v1, whole genome shotgun sequence containing:
- the vap gene encoding ras GTPase-activating protein 1 isoform X1 codes for the protein MADLIRLGNVDIVIQKDKLGSPTGGSDDGNLAAFGLGALMATGGIDLGDLAQELDQDEFDGPNILNGERPAIIAPPESEWYHGRLDRYSAESRLRGSSKLGSYLVRESDRKPGSYVLSYFGRTGINHFRITAVCGDFYIGGRQFFSLSDLVGYYTSCSDLLKRERLVIPVPPPEPVNDKKRVVAHLPYTKMADTDELSFQKGDIFFVHNDMGDGWLWVTAHRTGEQGMIFRELVEDLDPVIDPNTVFPWFHPNCTKNEAVDMLVKAGPGSFLVRPSDNSPGDYSLFFHINNQIQRFRIEKKGVRYLMGGRTFECLDAVINRYRKEQIVEGHSLSHPVVNGSQPEFNQQFVVEKAAEKIYATLRECRDQIGLKKIKGIKHHGHLFKKSDKTAKWKQLYFALISEGSETHLCFYDNPKKTKPKGLIDLSCAYLYQCHESLWERPYCFQIVERALPCLANNTYLCATQETYVEWINALKAQCSSQFSRAQIKVPCLRELRCLNLHVLEAHKLPFKLVPHPYCSISLNQVKVGKTRVKIAPDPVWEEEFVLDDVPPDVVSLTITLISRGKRGKDSEVAELTIDLASLKNGQETEGWHQLTGMTPMGEWGSLRLRMRYLDDLIMPCEEYSPLQELLLEPELCVVKALAELCHNDRVPLATALLRVFRHEKRETELIRILCQAEIARENETTTLFRGASLATTLMDLHMRTECTGFLNAAVSETIQRILDSKQSAELNPTKMDVNDDACSNAEFLLQILDLVTHSIFTSPEACPRSVRFICNCLQKAVVAKWPTERLVRTRVVSGFIFLRLLCPALLNPRQFGLVGETPPTMATRSLIMVAKCLQNLANLIEFGGKEQYMEVVNPFILKNKERMIVFLDQLSLVTDPNPPPGMFSEQNSNHTVQDTGRELATLHHICVSYLLELQGLSNILSIKKLVTVTDMLTKHKLKYREKIS
- the vap gene encoding ras GTPase-activating protein 1 isoform X2; translated protein: MATGGIDLGDLAQELDQDEFDGPNILNGERPAIIAPPESEWYHGRLDRYSAESRLRGSSKLGSYLVRESDRKPGSYVLSYFGRTGINHFRITAVCGDFYIGGRQFFSLSDLVGYYTSCSDLLKRERLVIPVPPPEPVNDKKRVVAHLPYTKMADTDELSFQKGDIFFVHNDMGDGWLWVTAHRTGEQGMIFRELVEDLDPVIDPNTVFPWFHPNCTKNEAVDMLVKAGPGSFLVRPSDNSPGDYSLFFHINNQIQRFRIEKKGVRYLMGGRTFECLDAVINRYRKEQIVEGHSLSHPVVNGSQPEFNQQFVVEKAAEKIYATLRECRDQIGLKKIKGIKHHGHLFKKSDKTAKWKQLYFALISEGSETHLCFYDNPKKTKPKGLIDLSCAYLYQCHESLWERPYCFQIVERALPCLANNTYLCATQETYVEWINALKAQCSSQFSRAQIKVPCLRELRCLNLHVLEAHKLPFKLVPHPYCSISLNQVKVGKTRVKIAPDPVWEEEFVLDDVPPDVVSLTITLISRGKRGKDSEVAELTIDLASLKNGQETEGWHQLTGMTPMGEWGSLRLRMRYLDDLIMPCEEYSPLQELLLEPELCVVKALAELCHNDRVPLATALLRVFRHEKRETELIRILCQAEIARENETTTLFRGASLATTLMDLHMRTECTGFLNAAVSETIQRILDSKQSAELNPTKMDVNDDACSNAEFLLQILDLVTHSIFTSPEACPRSVRFICNCLQKAVVAKWPTERLVRTRVVSGFIFLRLLCPALLNPRQFGLVGETPPTMATRSLIMVAKCLQNLANLIEFGGKEQYMEVVNPFILKNKERMIVFLDQLSLVTDPNPPPGMFSEQNSNHTVQDTGRELATLHHICVSYLLELQGLSNILSIKKLVTVTDMLTKHKLKYREKIS